The following are encoded in a window of Gemmatimonadota bacterium genomic DNA:
- a CDS encoding ArgE/DapE family deacylase, which translates to MTSTLQELTARLVSIDSTNPSLSPDAAGEQEIAAFVADWCRDRSLDVRIVDADGRPSVVAVARGTGGGRALILNGHLDTVGVDGMDDPFRPRVEAGRMYGRGAGDMKASVAAMMAALASARSMNLRGDVVMTAVADEEAYSVGTTAVLDSGVTADAAIVTEPTDGDVLVAHKGFVWADVITQGRAAHGSRPVDGIDAITKMGAFLQGLGNLQAELENQSGDPLLGTGSVHASVIAGGREMSSYPATCRLGVERRTVPGETARSVISELEDIAERCRQADPDFKAAIDLTFERRPFSIDAGHEIVELVREVAERTSGHRPRVAGSAGWMDAALLSERSIPTVIYGPVGGGFHGDDEWVDVASIETCAEVLAEVAKSFCA; encoded by the coding sequence ATGACCAGCACGCTCCAGGAGCTCACCGCCAGACTCGTTTCGATTGACTCGACGAATCCCTCGCTGTCACCGGACGCCGCGGGCGAGCAGGAAATCGCCGCCTTCGTCGCGGACTGGTGCCGGGACCGGTCCCTCGACGTGCGGATCGTGGATGCAGACGGACGTCCCAGCGTGGTTGCCGTCGCGCGGGGTACGGGGGGCGGCCGCGCGCTCATCCTGAATGGTCATCTCGATACGGTCGGCGTTGACGGCATGGACGATCCCTTCCGTCCGAGGGTCGAAGCGGGCAGGATGTACGGTCGCGGCGCCGGCGACATGAAGGCTTCCGTCGCCGCGATGATGGCTGCATTGGCCAGCGCGCGGTCCATGAATCTGAGGGGGGACGTGGTCATGACGGCCGTCGCCGATGAAGAGGCCTACAGCGTCGGCACCACGGCCGTCCTGGACAGCGGCGTGACGGCCGACGCAGCCATCGTGACCGAACCCACCGACGGGGATGTCCTGGTAGCGCACAAGGGTTTCGTCTGGGCGGATGTCATCACGCAGGGTCGTGCCGCCCATGGCTCCAGGCCGGTCGATGGCATTGACGCCATCACGAAGATGGGGGCGTTCCTCCAGGGGCTCGGAAACCTTCAGGCCGAACTGGAAAACCAATCGGGCGATCCGCTGCTCGGTACCGGATCGGTGCATGCATCGGTTATCGCCGGCGGCCGTGAGATGTCAAGCTATCCAGCGACCTGCCGCCTGGGCGTGGAACGGCGCACGGTCCCGGGAGAGACGGCACGGAGCGTGATCAGTGAACTGGAAGATATCGCCGAACGATGCCGCCAGGCCGATCCGGATTTCAAGGCCGCGATCGATCTGACCTTCGAACGGCGGCCGTTCTCGATCGATGCCGGTCATGAGATCGTTGAACTGGTCAGGGAGGTCGCCGAACGGACATCCGGCCACAGGCCCCGTGTTGCCGGGAGTGCCGGCTGGATGGACGCCGCGCTGCTGAGCGAGCGCTCAATCCCGACAGTAATCTACGGCCCGGTGGGAGGCGGCTTCCACGGGGATGATGAATGGGTGGACGTGGCGTCGATCGAAACCTGCGCCGAGGTCCTCGCTGAGGTAGCAAAATCGTTCTGCGCATGA
- a CDS encoding NAD-binding protein, producing MPRTATGRQATTGNPGFAMQTFLKQYLGVLRTTIGSGNLKFFYRFFILLFLLIMVYTVLFHELQEMEGREHSWFTGFYWTLVTMTTLGYGDIVFTSDLGRIFSLCVLLTGLTTLIIVLPVAFVEFIYRPWLSAHSIARAPRTLEPNFQEHVVITHHDEVTSSLAARLKQYGNDYVFIIPDLDEALLLHDRGLNVVYGDLDNAETYRHANVDQAALVVATGKDTLNTSIAFTIRNINREIPILATANSPDSVDILELAGCTHVIQLGQQMGQLLARLASSVDSMSHVLGNVEDLMVADASIVDTPLIGKTLRETRLRELTGVTVVGVWERGRFHVIAPDTPLTERMILVLLGTESQITSYNELFAIYNVSDPPIVIIGGGRVGRSAGGTLAARGLDYRIIEQQPDRIRNEKHYVLGDAADIETMKNAGLMDAPTVIITSHEDDMNIYLTIYCRKLRPDIQIITRAKQERNVEALHRAGADFVMSYASMGANIILNLLKRNDIVMITEGLNFFRVRLPRELAGNTIAESQVYPETGCYIAAVFTGKESIVSPPPSMKLSTGCEILLIGTIEAENRYLERYGKRT from the coding sequence CCCGAACCGCAACCGGCCGTCAGGCCACAACCGGCAACCCCGGATTCGCCATGCAGACCTTCCTGAAACAGTACCTGGGCGTGTTGCGCACCACGATCGGATCGGGAAACCTGAAGTTCTTCTACCGGTTCTTCATCCTCCTCTTCCTGTTGATCATGGTCTATACGGTGCTGTTCCACGAGCTCCAGGAAATGGAGGGACGGGAACATTCGTGGTTCACCGGTTTCTACTGGACGCTGGTCACCATGACCACGCTCGGATACGGCGACATCGTCTTTACCAGCGACCTGGGACGGATTTTCTCCCTGTGCGTGCTGTTGACGGGCCTGACGACGCTGATCATCGTGCTTCCCGTAGCCTTTGTCGAGTTCATCTACCGGCCCTGGCTCAGCGCCCACTCCATCGCGCGCGCCCCACGGACGCTGGAACCGAACTTCCAGGAACACGTGGTCATCACCCATCACGACGAGGTGACGAGTTCGCTCGCCGCCCGGCTCAAACAGTACGGGAACGATTACGTATTCATCATACCGGACCTGGACGAAGCGCTTCTCCTCCACGACCGGGGTCTCAACGTCGTGTACGGCGACCTGGACAACGCGGAAACCTACCGGCACGCGAACGTGGACCAGGCGGCGCTCGTCGTAGCCACCGGCAAGGACACCCTGAATACCAGCATCGCCTTCACAATCCGAAATATCAACCGGGAAATCCCTATCCTGGCGACGGCAAATTCTCCCGACTCCGTGGATATCCTCGAGCTGGCGGGCTGCACCCACGTGATCCAGCTGGGACAGCAGATGGGACAGCTCCTCGCCCGGCTTGCGTCGAGCGTGGATTCCATGTCCCACGTCCTCGGAAACGTGGAAGACCTGATGGTCGCCGACGCGAGCATCGTAGATACCCCGCTCATCGGCAAGACCCTGCGCGAGACGCGGCTTCGCGAATTGACGGGCGTCACGGTCGTCGGCGTATGGGAGCGGGGGAGGTTCCACGTGATCGCGCCCGATACGCCGCTGACGGAGCGGATGATCCTGGTGCTCCTGGGAACGGAGAGCCAGATCACTTCCTACAACGAGCTCTTCGCCATCTACAACGTCTCCGATCCGCCCATTGTCATCATCGGTGGCGGACGGGTGGGACGGTCCGCGGGAGGCACGCTCGCGGCAAGAGGGCTGGACTACCGGATCATCGAACAGCAGCCTGACCGGATCCGGAATGAAAAGCACTACGTACTGGGCGACGCGGCGGATATCGAGACCATGAAGAATGCCGGACTCATGGACGCGCCCACCGTCATCATCACGTCCCATGAAGACGACATGAACATCTACCTCACGATCTATTGCCGCAAGTTGCGGCCGGATATCCAGATCATCACGCGGGCGAAACAGGAACGGAACGTGGAAGCGCTCCACCGTGCAGGGGCGGATTTCGTCATGTCCTACGCTTCCATGGGCGCCAACATCATCCTGAACCTGCTCAAGCGGAACGACATCGTCATGATCACGGAAGGGTTGAACTTCTTCCGGGTCCGGCTTCCCCGCGAACTGGCCGGCAATACCATCGCCGAGTCGCAGGTCTATCCGGAGACGGGATGTTACATCGCAGCCGTTTTCACCGGGAAAGAGAGCATCGTGAGTCCCCCTCCGTCGATGAAGCTGTCCACCGGGTGCGAGATCCTGCTCATTGGGACGATCGAAGCGGAAAACAGGTACCTGGAGCGGTACGGCAAGAGAACGTAA